A portion of the Natronococcus sp. AD-5 genome contains these proteins:
- the pstC gene encoding phosphate ABC transporter permease subunit PstC codes for MSAPDFTHDSARSARGVAFKALFALCAFLSILTTIAIVATLLYDAVDFFAAVSPAEFFTETTWSPENEVYGVWPLISGTLIITLGSALIALPIGLLTAIYLSEYATERRRAYLKPALEVLAGVPTVVYGYFALVYVTPVLDRILPIGTFNALSASIMVGIMIIPMVSSISEDAMSAVPDSLRQASYGLGATKFTVSTSVVVPAALSGILSSYILALSRAIGETMIVAIAAGQTPRMIDLTDPGGMFLESVQTMTAAMVQLGASDVVGQSTEYKSLFAVGLTLFVITFAMNLVSEWVSSRYREVYR; via the coding sequence ATGAGCGCACCCGACTTCACGCACGACAGCGCCAGGTCGGCTCGCGGCGTCGCGTTCAAGGCGCTCTTCGCGCTGTGTGCGTTCCTGTCGATCCTCACGACTATCGCGATCGTCGCGACGCTACTGTACGATGCCGTCGACTTCTTCGCCGCCGTCTCCCCCGCGGAGTTCTTCACGGAGACGACGTGGTCGCCGGAAAACGAGGTGTACGGCGTGTGGCCGCTGATCTCCGGTACGCTGATCATCACGCTCGGCTCCGCGCTGATCGCCCTGCCGATCGGACTGCTGACGGCGATCTACCTGAGCGAGTACGCCACCGAGCGCCGACGGGCGTACCTCAAACCCGCCCTCGAGGTGCTCGCTGGCGTGCCGACCGTGGTGTACGGATACTTCGCGCTGGTGTACGTCACGCCGGTGCTCGATCGGATCCTCCCGATCGGAACGTTCAACGCGCTCTCGGCGTCGATCATGGTCGGGATCATGATCATTCCGATGGTCTCCTCGATCAGCGAAGACGCCATGAGCGCGGTGCCCGACTCGCTACGGCAGGCGAGCTACGGCCTCGGCGCGACGAAGTTCACGGTCTCGACGTCCGTCGTCGTGCCGGCGGCGCTGTCGGGAATCCTCTCGTCGTACATCCTCGCGCTCTCGCGGGCGATCGGCGAGACGATGATCGTCGCGATCGCGGCGGGACAGACGCCGCGCATGATCGACCTGACCGATCCCGGCGGGATGTTCCTCGAGTCGGTCCAGACGATGACCGCCGCGATGGTCCAGCTCGGGGCCAGCGACGTGGTCGGTCAGTCGACGGAGTACAAGAGCCTCTTCGCGGTCGGATTGACGCTGTTCGTCATCACCTTTGCAATGAATCTCGTCAGCGAGTGGGTCTCGTCGCGCTATCGGGAGGTGTACCGCTAA
- a CDS encoding PstS family phosphate ABC transporter substrate-binding protein, whose translation MSKDTTGPPSFELGRRHFLAGTGVAAAAGLSGCVGSMSTRAKEVNIAGSSTVFPITEVISSEFSKEREDVTVSISQTGTGGGFSNFFCPGMTDINNASREIADADIEQCDENGVTPIEFTVATDALTVVVNPDADWIDCVTVEELNELWRDGGAERWSDVRDEWPDEEIEFFGADTTSGTFDYFVEEILGDDSHRTDYHATERDRTIVRGVQGNEYAVGYFGFAYYDENPEEVKALEIDDGNGCVEPSLETAKAGEYTPLSRPLFIYVAEQSLTRPEVRDFVRFYLERTSTDLVNEVGYVPLTEDERDENLDKFEAVLDEVTDE comes from the coding sequence ATGTCGAAAGACACCACCGGACCACCGTCGTTCGAACTCGGGCGGCGGCATTTTTTGGCCGGGACGGGCGTCGCAGCGGCGGCCGGACTGTCCGGCTGCGTCGGTTCGATGTCGACCAGGGCGAAGGAGGTGAACATCGCCGGCAGCTCGACGGTATTCCCCATCACCGAGGTGATTTCGTCCGAATTCTCGAAGGAGCGGGAGGACGTCACCGTCTCGATCAGCCAAACGGGGACTGGCGGCGGCTTCTCGAACTTCTTCTGTCCGGGTATGACGGACATCAACAACGCCAGCCGCGAGATAGCCGACGCCGACATAGAACAGTGCGACGAGAACGGAGTCACGCCGATCGAGTTCACGGTCGCGACGGACGCGCTGACGGTCGTCGTGAATCCCGACGCCGACTGGATCGACTGCGTCACCGTCGAGGAGCTCAACGAACTCTGGCGCGACGGTGGCGCCGAACGCTGGAGCGACGTCCGCGACGAGTGGCCCGACGAGGAGATCGAATTCTTCGGCGCGGACACGACGTCCGGGACGTTCGACTACTTCGTCGAGGAGATCCTCGGCGACGACTCCCACCGAACCGACTACCACGCCACCGAGCGCGACCGGACGATCGTTCGGGGGGTCCAGGGCAACGAGTACGCCGTCGGCTACTTCGGATTCGCCTACTACGACGAGAACCCGGAGGAGGTCAAGGCTCTCGAAATCGACGACGGAAACGGTTGCGTCGAACCGTCGCTCGAGACGGCGAAAGCCGGGGAGTACACGCCCCTCTCCCGGCCGCTTTTCATCTACGTCGCCGAGCAGTCGCTGACGCGACCCGAAGTTCGCGACTTCGTCCGCTTTTACCTCGAGCGGACGTCGACGGATCTCGTCAACGAGGTCGGCTACGTCCCGCTTACCGAGGACGAGCGCGACGAGAATCTCGATAAATTCGAAGCGGTACTCGACGAGGTGACCGACGAATGA
- the pstB gene encoding phosphate ABC transporter ATP-binding protein PstB, whose protein sequence is MTANSGGSETVGNSETEHASTAAGSTTGAEMPSADKPLGSPRLDDAIIEARDLDVFYGDTQALNGINMDIPEKQVTALIGPSGCGKSTFLRSINRMNDLIDVARVEGDLYFRGKNIYDEDVDPVALRRKIGMVFQKPNPFPKSIFDNVAYGLRVQGKDDDIEEKVHTALERAALLDEVEDQLDESGLDLSGGQQQRLCIARAIATDPEVILMDEPASALDPVATSKIEDLIEELAEEYTVAIVTHNMQQAARISDKTAVFLTGGNLVEFDDTTKIFENPESDRVEDYITGKFG, encoded by the coding sequence ATGACTGCGAACAGCGGGGGATCCGAGACGGTCGGGAATTCGGAGACTGAACACGCATCGACTGCGGCGGGATCGACGACCGGCGCCGAGATGCCGAGCGCCGACAAACCGCTGGGTTCGCCCCGGCTCGACGACGCGATCATCGAGGCCCGCGACCTCGACGTCTTCTACGGCGATACGCAGGCGCTCAACGGGATCAACATGGACATTCCCGAAAAGCAGGTGACGGCGCTCATCGGCCCGTCGGGCTGCGGGAAGTCCACATTCCTGCGCTCAATCAACCGGATGAACGACCTCATCGACGTCGCTCGCGTCGAGGGCGACCTCTACTTCCGCGGGAAGAACATCTACGACGAGGACGTCGACCCCGTCGCGCTCCGCCGAAAGATCGGGATGGTCTTCCAGAAACCCAACCCCTTCCCGAAGAGCATCTTCGACAACGTCGCCTACGGCCTGCGCGTCCAGGGCAAAGACGACGATATCGAAGAAAAGGTCCACACCGCGCTCGAGCGCGCCGCGCTCCTGGACGAGGTCGAAGACCAGCTCGACGAGAGCGGCCTCGACCTCTCGGGCGGCCAGCAACAGCGCCTCTGCATCGCCCGCGCGATCGCGACGGATCCGGAGGTCATCCTGATGGACGAGCCGGCCTCGGCGCTGGACCCGGTCGCGACCTCGAAGATCGAGGACCTGATCGAGGAGCTCGCCGAAGAGTACACGGTCGCGATCGTCACCCACAACATGCAGCAGGCGGCCCGCATCTCCGACAAGACGGCCGTCTTCCTCACCGGCGGCAATCTCGTCGAGTTCGACGACACCACCAAGATCTTCGAGAATCCCGAGAGCGATCGCGTCGAGGACTACATCACCGGCAAGTTCGGATAA
- a CDS encoding phosphate uptake regulator PhoU produces METRKVQVTGGSTYTVSLPKSWATENGVSAGATVEFYPEEDSLLLTPTSETDRQEGTLDVSDLEGERLTRAVMTMYVSGFDIIRLEATRITTDQRRAIRDATQSLVGVEVLEETSDSVVIQDLLDSSELSIVNAVSRMRLIAQSMLEDAVTALIENDDDIAHDVLERDDDVDRLWLVVSRIFRATLRSPRAAEELGVPREDCFDYHSSARQLERVADHAAKISNLALKLEEIPEPVAEGLVALHEDAFDILEKSLDALFADEAAEANRLGHAAREAVLEIDQHTREIDDMLRDLDPVQAQSLGLIVDSLSRSADYGGNIAETALQKAAPRP; encoded by the coding sequence ATGGAAACGCGAAAGGTCCAGGTAACGGGCGGATCCACGTACACCGTCTCGCTGCCGAAATCCTGGGCGACCGAAAACGGCGTCAGCGCCGGGGCGACGGTCGAATTTTACCCGGAAGAGGACTCGCTGTTGCTCACGCCGACCAGCGAGACCGATCGTCAGGAGGGGACCCTCGACGTCTCGGATCTCGAGGGGGAGCGGCTCACCCGGGCGGTGATGACGATGTACGTCAGCGGCTTCGACATCATCCGCCTCGAGGCGACCCGCATCACGACCGACCAGCGCCGAGCGATTCGCGACGCGACCCAGAGTCTCGTCGGCGTCGAGGTCCTGGAGGAGACGTCCGATAGCGTCGTCATCCAGGATCTGCTCGACTCCTCGGAGCTCTCGATCGTCAACGCCGTCTCCCGGATGCGCCTGATCGCCCAGTCGATGCTCGAGGACGCCGTCACCGCGCTGATCGAAAACGACGACGACATCGCCCACGACGTCCTCGAGCGCGACGACGACGTCGACCGGCTCTGGCTCGTCGTCTCCCGCATCTTCCGGGCGACCCTGCGTTCGCCGCGCGCCGCCGAAGAGCTCGGCGTTCCTCGCGAGGACTGCTTCGACTACCACTCGAGCGCCCGTCAGCTCGAGCGCGTCGCCGACCACGCCGCCAAGATCAGCAACCTCGCGCTCAAACTCGAGGAGATCCCGGAACCGGTCGCCGAGGGGCTCGTCGCGCTCCACGAGGACGCTTTCGACATCCTCGAGAAGTCGCTGGACGCGCTGTTCGCCGACGAGGCCGCCGAGGCGAACCGGCTCGGACACGCCGCCCGCGAGGCGGTCCTCGAGATCGACCAGCACACCCGGGAGATCGACGACATGCTGCGCGACCTCGACCCCGTCCAGGCCCAGTCGCTGGGGCTGATCGTCGACTCGCTCTCCCGGAGCGCGGACTACGGCGGTAACATCGCCGAGACGGCGCTCCAGAAGGCCGCGCCGCGACCCTGA
- a CDS encoding DUF7511 domain-containing protein produces the protein MQGRSSGDDGPVREQQSGAESAALAPAALEAAVVEYESRPNRQTIYPADCAGDRKLTAWLSANASAFVDLDDRR, from the coding sequence ATGCAAGGACGCTCCAGCGGCGACGACGGGCCAGTCCGCGAGCAACAGTCCGGCGCCGAGTCCGCGGCTTTAGCGCCGGCGGCTCTCGAGGCCGCCGTCGTCGAATACGAGAGCCGACCGAACCGACAGACGATCTATCCGGCCGACTGCGCGGGCGATCGGAAGCTCACGGCGTGGCTGAGTGCGAACGCGAGCGCGTTCGTCGACCTCGACGACCGGCGCTGA
- a CDS encoding 30S ribosomal protein S8e, with protein sequence MQDQGRSTRKRTGGRLKNVRKRRKDELGRLPTETQVGEPRFRTVDVRGNGTKTRALATNVASVNEGGETVTAEIEDVVENDANPNYVRRNIITKGAVIETSEGQARVTSRPGQTGQVNAVLLE encoded by the coding sequence ATGCAAGACCAGGGACGCTCTACGCGCAAGCGAACCGGCGGCCGACTGAAGAACGTACGCAAGCGCCGAAAGGACGAACTCGGCCGACTGCCGACGGAGACGCAGGTCGGCGAACCCCGCTTCCGGACCGTCGACGTCCGCGGCAACGGCACGAAGACCCGCGCGCTCGCGACGAACGTGGCGAGCGTCAACGAGGGCGGCGAGACGGTCACCGCGGAGATCGAGGACGTCGTCGAAAACGACGCCAACCCGAACTACGTCCGCCGAAACATCATCACGAAGGGCGCCGTCATCGAGACCTCCGAAGGACAGGCGCGCGTCACGTCCCGACCCGGTCAGACCGGCCAGGTCAACGCCGTTCTCCTCGAGTAA
- a CDS encoding outer membrane protein assembly factor BamB family protein, which produces MPHRTRSPVSDSPEASDGRVRRQFLRATGVAATAGLAGCTLWEPTDDSPSQTTVPSDDIDNLSGYLTHPNEDVTMFQRGLRRLGYYPDEVVPDAVSVNWRFPINNVGHTAAKSSPLPTPDGETIVMAGDTGLVHAVEPSGEPRWLAKTGATDLGFHGSPAIVDDTAYVGGYDGDLYAIDVGTGEIVWRTRSHELEGTLAIGSSPAYYDGTLYVIAEYGSPSSGALWTFDAETGEPTWSDDRIWGQAHPSPTIDLETGRICAGSNDGVVYCWEFPSLEFAWEFQTGGEGGPDGESKAGGEFNLGAEIKGTIAAHDGYGYVGSWDEHFYCLDLEDGTEEWAFETDGRIMANPALDPEENVVYTGSTDDHVYAIDCDSGEELWSTDVNGSVIGALTATAETVLVGSYDAHLYALDRETGERRWRVENRGHVTSAPVPHDGQIYYAERGVFSNYWDDDEETILEEPGHAYCLVEDE; this is translated from the coding sequence ATGCCACATCGAACTCGGTCCCCGGTCTCGGACTCGCCCGAAGCGAGCGACGGGCGCGTTCGACGCCAGTTCCTCCGCGCGACGGGGGTTGCTGCGACCGCAGGGCTCGCAGGTTGTACCCTGTGGGAGCCGACGGACGACTCCCCGTCCCAGACGACCGTCCCGTCCGACGATATCGATAATCTCTCGGGGTACCTAACCCACCCGAACGAGGACGTGACGATGTTCCAGCGGGGACTGCGTCGGCTCGGCTATTACCCGGACGAGGTCGTTCCCGACGCCGTCAGCGTCAACTGGCGGTTCCCGATCAACAACGTCGGACACACCGCGGCGAAATCGAGCCCGCTCCCGACGCCCGACGGCGAGACGATCGTGATGGCGGGCGACACGGGCCTGGTTCACGCCGTCGAGCCGTCGGGCGAGCCGCGCTGGCTCGCGAAGACCGGCGCGACCGACCTCGGCTTCCACGGCTCGCCGGCCATCGTCGACGACACCGCCTACGTCGGCGGGTACGACGGCGACCTGTACGCGATCGACGTCGGGACCGGCGAGATCGTCTGGCGAACCCGATCCCACGAACTCGAGGGCACGCTGGCGATCGGCTCGAGTCCCGCCTACTACGACGGGACGCTCTACGTCATCGCCGAGTACGGCAGTCCGTCCTCGGGCGCGCTCTGGACGTTCGACGCCGAAACCGGCGAGCCGACCTGGAGCGACGATCGCATCTGGGGTCAGGCCCATCCCTCGCCGACGATCGATCTCGAGACGGGCCGGATCTGCGCCGGCTCCAACGACGGGGTCGTCTACTGCTGGGAGTTCCCCTCGCTCGAGTTCGCCTGGGAGTTCCAGACCGGCGGCGAGGGCGGGCCCGACGGCGAGTCGAAAGCCGGCGGCGAGTTCAACCTCGGCGCGGAGATCAAGGGAACGATCGCGGCCCACGACGGGTACGGCTACGTCGGCTCCTGGGACGAGCACTTCTACTGTCTAGATCTCGAGGACGGCACCGAGGAGTGGGCGTTCGAGACGGACGGGCGGATCATGGCCAACCCGGCGCTGGATCCCGAGGAGAACGTCGTCTACACGGGGAGCACCGACGACCACGTCTACGCCATCGACTGCGACTCCGGCGAGGAATTGTGGTCGACGGACGTCAACGGCTCGGTCATCGGCGCGCTGACCGCCACCGCCGAGACGGTCCTCGTCGGCTCCTACGACGCGCACCTGTACGCGCTCGACAGGGAGACCGGCGAGCGCCGCTGGCGGGTCGAGAACCGCGGCCACGTCACGAGCGCGCCGGTCCCCCACGACGGACAGATCTACTACGCCGAGCGCGGCGTCTTCTCGAACTACTGGGACGACGACGAGGAGACGATCCTCGAGGAGCCCGGCCACGCGTACTGCCTCGTCGAAGACGAGTGA
- a CDS encoding NADP-dependent malic enzyme, translating to MGLDEDSLEYHRTDPPGKIEISTTKPTNTQRDLSLAYSPGVAAPCMEIDADETDAYTYTAKGNLVGVVSNGSAVLGLGDIGAQASKPVMEGKGVLFKRFADIDVFDIELDEADPDELIRAVKMMEPTFGGVNLEDIKAPECFTIEERLGEEMDVPVFHDDQHGTAIISGAALVNAADIADKNLEDLEVVFSGAGASAIATARFYVSLGCRKENIIMCDSSGVITQRRAEAGDVNEYKREFARDVPEGDLADAMRGADVFVGLSIGGIVSQEMVRSMNDNPIIFAMANPDPEIGYEEAKAARNDDVIMATGRSDYPNQVNNVLGFPFIFRGALDVRATEINEEMKVACARALAELAREDVPDAVVKAYGEEPLQYGPDYIIPKPVDPRVLFRVAPAVAEAAMESSAARTEIDLEEYEERLEARLGKSREMMRVVLNKAKSDPKRIALAEGENEKMIRAAYQIEEQGIAMPILIGDESEIRQTAANLGLDFEPQVADPAVGDYEEYADRLHELRQRKGITRTEAGELIERDSNYFGSVMVERGDADALLTGLSHHYPSALRPPLQVVGTADDVDYAAGVYMLTFKNRVVFIADATVNQSPDEDVLAEVTKQTGKLARRFNIEPRAALLSYSNFGSVDNEGTRKPRRAAKLLQNDPEVDFPVDGEMQADTAVVEDILEGTYGFSELEEPANVLVFPNLEAGNIGYKLLQRLGGAEAIGPMLVGMDKPVHVLQRGDEVKDIVNLAGVAVVDAQQDE from the coding sequence ATGGGACTCGACGAGGATTCACTGGAGTACCACCGGACTGATCCGCCCGGAAAGATCGAGATATCGACCACGAAACCGACAAATACGCAGCGCGACCTGTCGCTCGCGTACTCGCCGGGCGTCGCCGCGCCGTGTATGGAAATCGACGCCGACGAGACGGATGCCTACACGTACACGGCGAAGGGGAACCTCGTCGGCGTCGTCTCGAACGGCTCCGCCGTGTTAGGCCTCGGTGACATCGGCGCGCAGGCCTCGAAACCGGTCATGGAAGGGAAAGGCGTCCTGTTCAAACGGTTCGCGGACATCGACGTCTTCGACATCGAACTCGACGAGGCCGATCCCGACGAACTGATCCGGGCCGTGAAGATGATGGAGCCGACGTTCGGCGGGGTCAACCTGGAGGATATCAAGGCACCCGAGTGTTTCACCATCGAGGAGCGCCTGGGCGAAGAGATGGACGTTCCGGTCTTCCACGACGACCAGCACGGCACCGCCATCATCTCCGGCGCCGCGCTCGTCAACGCCGCCGACATCGCGGACAAGAACCTCGAGGACCTCGAGGTCGTCTTCTCGGGCGCTGGCGCGAGCGCCATCGCGACGGCGCGGTTCTACGTCTCGCTTGGCTGCCGGAAGGAGAACATCATCATGTGTGACTCCTCCGGAGTCATCACGCAGAGACGGGCCGAAGCCGGAGACGTCAACGAGTACAAACGGGAGTTCGCTCGCGACGTCCCCGAAGGCGACCTCGCGGACGCGATGCGCGGGGCGGACGTCTTCGTCGGCCTCTCGATCGGCGGCATCGTCAGCCAGGAGATGGTCCGGTCGATGAACGACAACCCGATCATCTTCGCGATGGCGAACCCCGACCCCGAGATCGGCTACGAGGAGGCCAAGGCGGCCCGCAACGACGACGTCATCATGGCGACCGGGCGCTCCGACTACCCGAACCAGGTCAACAACGTGCTCGGCTTCCCCTTTATCTTCCGCGGCGCGCTCGACGTGCGCGCCACCGAGATCAACGAGGAGATGAAAGTCGCCTGCGCCAGGGCGCTCGCCGAGCTCGCCCGCGAGGACGTCCCCGACGCAGTGGTCAAGGCCTACGGCGAAGAGCCGCTGCAGTACGGACCCGACTACATCATTCCGAAGCCGGTCGACCCGCGCGTGCTGTTCCGCGTCGCCCCCGCGGTCGCCGAGGCCGCGATGGAATCGAGCGCCGCCCGCACCGAGATCGATCTCGAGGAGTACGAAGAACGGCTCGAGGCCCGCTTGGGCAAGTCCCGCGAGATGATGCGGGTCGTCCTGAACAAGGCTAAGAGCGATCCCAAGCGGATCGCCCTCGCGGAGGGCGAGAACGAGAAGATGATCCGGGCGGCCTACCAGATCGAAGAGCAGGGGATCGCCATGCCGATTCTGATCGGCGACGAGAGCGAGATCCGACAGACGGCCGCGAATCTCGGGCTGGACTTCGAGCCGCAGGTCGCCGATCCGGCCGTCGGCGACTACGAGGAGTACGCCGACCGGCTACACGAGTTGCGCCAGCGGAAGGGAATCACGCGGACCGAAGCGGGCGAACTCATCGAACGGGACTCGAACTACTTCGGCAGCGTGATGGTCGAACGAGGTGACGCCGACGCGCTCCTGACCGGCCTCTCCCACCACTACCCGTCGGCGCTTCGCCCGCCGCTGCAGGTGGTCGGCACCGCGGACGACGTCGACTACGCCGCCGGCGTCTACATGCTCACGTTCAAGAACCGCGTGGTCTTCATCGCCGACGCCACGGTGAACCAGTCGCCCGACGAGGACGTCCTCGCGGAGGTGACGAAACAGACCGGAAAGCTCGCCCGTCGGTTCAACATCGAGCCGCGGGCCGCCCTGCTGTCGTACTCGAACTTCGGCAGCGTCGACAACGAGGGAACTCGCAAGCCCCGTCGGGCCGCGAAACTCCTTCAGAACGACCCCGAAGTCGACTTCCCCGTCGACGGGGAGATGCAGGCCGACACCGCCGTCGTCGAGGACATCCTCGAGGGGACGTACGGTTTCTCCGAACTCGAGGAGCCCGCGAACGTGCTGGTCTTCCCGAACCTCGAGGCGGGCAACATCGGCTACAAACTGCTCCAGCGACTCGGCGGCGCGGAGGCGATCGGGCCGATGCTCGTCGGCATGGACAAACCGGTTCACGTCCTCCAGCGCGGCGACGAGGTCAAGGACATCGTCAATCTCGCCGGCGTTGCGGTGGTCGACGCTCAGCAGGACGAGTAG
- a CDS encoding phosphopantetheine adenylyltransferase: MDVALGGTFDPVHDGHRRLFERAFELGDVTVGLTSDELAPQTRHVDRHVKSFDERKQGLEDELEPLADEHDREFEIRPLEEPTGIATEPQFEYLVVSPETLEGGKRINEIRHERGHGPLEIVVVPHVLADDGDIISSTRIVNGEIDEHGTVLEADAETGRRSPD; this comes from the coding sequence ATGGACGTCGCGCTTGGTGGGACGTTCGACCCCGTTCACGACGGCCACCGCCGGCTGTTCGAACGGGCGTTCGAACTCGGAGACGTGACCGTCGGGCTGACGAGCGACGAGCTCGCACCGCAGACTCGCCACGTCGACCGACACGTCAAATCGTTCGACGAACGAAAGCAGGGCCTCGAGGACGAACTCGAGCCGCTCGCGGACGAACACGACCGGGAGTTCGAGATTCGTCCGCTGGAGGAGCCGACGGGAATCGCGACCGAGCCACAGTTCGAGTACTTGGTCGTCTCGCCGGAGACGCTCGAGGGCGGCAAGCGCATCAACGAGATTCGCCACGAACGCGGGCACGGTCCCCTCGAGATCGTCGTCGTTCCGCACGTCCTCGCCGACGACGGCGACATCATCTCGAGTACCCGGATCGTCAACGGTGAAATCGACGAACACGGGACCGTTCTCGAGGCGGACGCCGAGACGGGTCGGCGGAGCCCCGACTGA
- a CDS encoding transcription initiation factor IIB family protein has protein sequence MHSARDRIEYEPWLEELEQAADRLELSSEARSCATELFLTDVPEADRSKRALLAASLYAGSLVAGDGRTQGAVADAADVSRLSIQSRWKTLLEDAGLEPPRW, from the coding sequence ATGCACAGCGCCCGGGATCGCATCGAGTACGAACCCTGGCTCGAGGAACTCGAGCAGGCCGCCGACCGGCTGGAGCTATCGAGCGAGGCGCGGTCGTGTGCGACGGAACTCTTCCTGACGGACGTACCGGAGGCCGACCGCTCGAAGCGAGCACTGCTCGCAGCCAGCCTCTACGCCGGCTCGCTCGTCGCCGGCGACGGCCGGACGCAGGGGGCGGTCGCGGACGCCGCGGACGTCTCTCGACTCTCCATCCAGTCCCGGTGGAAAACGTTACTCGAGGACGCCGGGCTCGAGCCGCCGCGCTGGTGA
- the dacZ gene encoding diadenylate cyclase DacZ, protein MAGLDDVFGDLFSSVDAVALFSPSGSYYERFVAVDEVDVIVVGTENDVGAETFVELPLEFDNISDRIRFGLEGALNQDIIEDGDTLACATSVFSDDIDTVSRARADADSHTGIYDLFARSRADPEVIKSVLELAIELGQKGQKGKPVGALFVVGDAGKVMNKSRPLSYNPFEKSHVHVGDPIVNVMLKEFSRLDGAFVISDAGKIVSAYRYLEPSAEGVDIPKGLGARHMAGGAITRDTNAIAIVLSESDGLVRAFKAGELILEVDPEAY, encoded by the coding sequence ATGGCCGGGTTAGACGATGTCTTCGGAGACCTCTTCTCGAGTGTCGATGCCGTTGCACTCTTCTCACCGAGTGGATCGTACTACGAACGGTTCGTGGCGGTAGACGAGGTCGACGTGATCGTCGTCGGTACCGAGAACGACGTCGGCGCGGAGACGTTCGTCGAACTGCCGCTCGAATTCGACAACATCTCCGATCGGATCCGCTTCGGGCTCGAGGGCGCGCTCAACCAGGACATCATCGAGGACGGCGACACGCTGGCCTGTGCGACGAGCGTCTTCAGCGACGACATCGACACGGTGTCTCGTGCGCGGGCGGACGCGGACTCCCACACCGGGATCTACGACCTGTTCGCGCGGTCACGCGCGGATCCGGAGGTGATCAAGTCGGTGTTGGAGTTGGCGATCGAACTGGGCCAGAAGGGCCAGAAGGGCAAGCCCGTCGGGGCGCTGTTCGTCGTCGGCGACGCGGGCAAGGTGATGAACAAGTCCCGGCCGCTGTCGTACAACCCGTTCGAAAAGTCCCACGTCCACGTCGGCGATCCGATCGTGAACGTGATGTTGAAGGAGTTCTCCCGGCTCGACGGCGCGTTCGTCATCTCGGATGCGGGCAAGATCGTCTCGGCGTACCGCTACCTCGAGCCGTCCGCGGAAGGGGTCGACATTCCGAAGGGGCTGGGTGCCCGCCACATGGCCGGCGGCGCGATCACGCGGGACACGAACGCGATCGCGATCGTGCTCTCGGAGAGTGATGGGCTCGTCCGGGCGTTCAAAGCCGGTGAGCTCATTCTGGAGGTCGATCCGGAGGCGTACTGA
- a CDS encoding mechanosensitive ion channel family protein, which produces MVDWQTLIDEPAVIATAVLILGFVVGYLVGRLNEELLTASGVPEAVEGTPFERTAQSLGTSTVEIVARLSAWFIYGIAVLTAIHIAQLLDTDAFWLRVTEFIPQVFIAVLVVIIGFIIADKMELAVSEYLRGVKLPEVALIPKLVKYSVLYVALIIALGQIGVHVLALMILLTVYAAGLVLVGAYAFQDFLVSSAAGIYLLLNQPYGIGDRVRIGEQVGIVQEVDLFVTKIEDDSEEYIVPNRKVFKEGIVRMRE; this is translated from the coding sequence ATGGTAGACTGGCAGACGCTCATCGACGAGCCGGCGGTTATAGCGACGGCCGTGTTGATTCTGGGGTTCGTCGTCGGCTACCTCGTCGGCCGCCTCAACGAGGAGTTGTTGACGGCTTCGGGCGTGCCGGAGGCCGTCGAGGGAACGCCGTTCGAGCGGACCGCCCAGTCGCTCGGGACGTCGACGGTCGAGATCGTCGCCCGGTTGAGCGCCTGGTTCATCTACGGGATCGCCGTCCTGACGGCGATCCACATCGCCCAGTTGCTGGACACGGACGCGTTCTGGTTGCGCGTGACGGAGTTCATCCCGCAGGTGTTCATCGCCGTTCTCGTCGTGATCATCGGGTTCATCATCGCGGACAAGATGGAACTGGCCGTCAGCGAGTATCTCCGCGGCGTCAAACTGCCGGAAGTAGCGCTCATTCCCAAACTCGTCAAGTACTCCGTTCTCTACGTCGCGCTGATCATCGCGCTGGGACAGATCGGCGTCCACGTCCTCGCGCTGATGATTCTCCTGACCGTCTACGCCGCGGGCCTCGTTCTCGTCGGCGCCTACGCGTTTCAGGACTTCCTCGTCTCGAGCGCGGCCGGGATCTACCTCCTTCTCAACCAGCCGTACGGTATCGGCGACCGGGTTCGAATCGGCGAGCAGGTCGGAATCGTCCAGGAAGTCGACCTCTTCGTGACCAAGATCGAGGACGATTCGGAGGAGTACATCGTGCCGAACCGGAAGGTGTTCAAGGAAGGTATCGTTCGGATGCGAGAGTAG